A genomic region of Leptospira mtsangambouensis contains the following coding sequences:
- a CDS encoding STAS domain-containing protein, with protein MSEEKIGIHSEAVGDKVVVHVQGNLDVHNTHKIEKDLMALVSAARKPVVFNLSDVPFISSAGLRLLVTTLRLCQEQKISISICGLQPAVEKVFDIIGMQQLFTIYPDLDSALK; from the coding sequence ATGAGCGAAGAAAAAATTGGAATCCATTCGGAAGCGGTTGGGGACAAGGTAGTTGTTCATGTCCAAGGCAATTTGGACGTACACAACACACATAAAATTGAAAAGGATTTGATGGCTCTCGTAAGTGCCGCAAGAAAACCAGTTGTTTTCAATTTGAGTGATGTTCCCTTTATCTCTTCTGCCGGACTTCGGTTGCTCGTCACAACACTTCGCCTTTGCCAGGAACAAAAAATCAGCATTTCTATCTGTGGATTGCAACCCGCAGTTGAGAAAGTTTTCGATATCATTGGAATGCAGCAGCTATTTACAATTTATCCTGATTTAGACTCTGCTCTGAAGTAA
- a CDS encoding chemotaxis protein CheD: protein MDSPNVVTDRFLNPGEIFFGGPEFRVRTLLGSCVSIVLWHPDKHIGGMCHYLLPTQTDQHLEKTHKYGTDAILFFLTEIKKHHTKPNEFYAKIFGGSNMFLNEEKEILKDNSTSNVGSRNAEFAKKILKENEIKIISEDTGGTLSRKIYFTVWDGEVWVEKK from the coding sequence ATGGATTCACCAAATGTAGTAACTGACCGGTTTCTAAACCCTGGAGAAATTTTCTTCGGAGGACCCGAATTTAGAGTGAGAACCTTACTTGGTTCTTGTGTTTCCATTGTCTTGTGGCATCCTGATAAACACATCGGAGGAATGTGTCATTACCTGCTTCCAACCCAAACGGATCAACATCTTGAAAAAACTCATAAATATGGAACCGATGCTATTTTGTTTTTTTTGACAGAAATAAAAAAACATCACACAAAACCTAACGAATTTTATGCAAAAATCTTTGGAGGATCCAATATGTTTTTAAATGAAGAAAAGGAAATACTGAAGGACAATTCCACTTCAAACGTAGGATCACGAAATGCTGAATTTGCAAAAAAGATCTTAAAGGAAAATGAAATTAAAATCATCTCCGAAGATACCGGTGGAACTTTATCCAGAAAAATATATTTTACAGTCTGGGATGGCGAAGTTTGGGTAGAGAAAAAATAA
- a CDS encoding acyl-CoA carboxylase subunit beta — METKQYSLNNPFKESKAPETQTGIYDDALKLGKELIEKPILGGGEDRIRVQHSKNRMTVWERIKVLTDEEPNITYQNWGPNLDGASIVTGILNIKGRDVAVYGHDFTLRAGSMDATNGSKLARLIQMAGTHGIPLIGMNDSAGAYVPAGVGGLDGYSEAFTALRKISGVVPSVMLMFGFNAGGGAYLPRQGSFMIQCDGTFFGLTGPGVVKSVLGEDISAEDLGGPKVHGQSGVVDLVTGDELGSLRTAIRLLSYLPDNNHSFAPFYPTSDPVDRFIYEEDILFRKTFNSPTGMNTPFDITLYLQQICDHGEFFELQPQRARNIVTAFGRIGGHVVGFLANNSAVSSGQIDIGASRKGTRFVRFCNLYNIPMVFVEDTTGFLPGRDQEHNGIVLEGRKLLDSIIDLRTPRLTLIIRNAFGGAYATFNSYFTGASMVFALPTARIAVMGPAGKEYVYKDEITSIQKDFLANVKKGMSEKEAAATRDAKLFEIGQRYEKELMNPKEALSLGSVSSIILPGYTRNVLSKNLNFLMSKYKPAEMSGPQREFE; from the coding sequence ATGGAAACCAAGCAGTATTCCCTAAACAACCCGTTCAAAGAATCCAAGGCTCCGGAAACCCAAACCGGAATTTATGATGATGCTCTCAAACTTGGAAAGGAACTCATTGAGAAACCGATCCTAGGGGGCGGAGAAGATAGAATCCGCGTCCAACACTCCAAAAACCGTATGACGGTTTGGGAGAGAATCAAAGTCCTTACTGACGAAGAACCTAATATCACCTACCAAAACTGGGGACCGAATTTAGACGGTGCCTCTATTGTGACTGGAATTTTAAATATCAAAGGCCGTGATGTGGCAGTCTACGGACACGACTTCACCCTTCGTGCTGGTTCTATGGATGCAACGAATGGAAGTAAACTCGCTCGCCTCATCCAAATGGCAGGGACCCACGGAATCCCTCTCATCGGGATGAACGACTCGGCAGGTGCTTATGTTCCTGCGGGAGTGGGTGGACTCGACGGTTATTCGGAAGCCTTTACCGCACTTCGCAAAATCAGCGGTGTGGTTCCTTCCGTTATGCTTATGTTTGGTTTCAATGCTGGTGGTGGAGCCTACCTCCCTCGCCAAGGATCGTTTATGATCCAATGTGATGGAACCTTCTTTGGTCTCACGGGACCTGGGGTGGTAAAGTCCGTTCTTGGGGAAGACATTTCTGCCGAAGACCTGGGAGGCCCAAAAGTACATGGCCAGTCAGGTGTGGTCGATTTAGTCACAGGCGATGAATTAGGATCGCTGCGAACAGCCATCCGACTTCTCTCTTATTTACCAGACAATAACCACAGTTTTGCGCCGTTCTATCCGACTTCGGATCCAGTAGACAGGTTCATTTACGAAGAAGACATTCTTTTTAGAAAAACTTTCAATTCCCCAACAGGAATGAACACTCCTTTTGATATCACACTTTATTTACAACAAATCTGTGACCATGGTGAGTTCTTTGAATTACAACCACAAAGAGCAAGAAACATTGTAACTGCTTTTGGTCGTATCGGTGGTCATGTGGTGGGTTTTCTTGCCAATAACTCTGCAGTATCTTCTGGTCAGATTGATATCGGGGCATCTCGCAAAGGAACTCGTTTTGTAAGATTCTGTAACTTATACAATATCCCTATGGTATTTGTAGAAGATACAACTGGATTTTTACCTGGACGCGACCAAGAACACAATGGGATTGTTCTCGAAGGAAGAAAACTCCTCGATTCTATTATTGATCTTAGAACTCCAAGACTCACTCTTATCATTCGTAATGCATTTGGTGGAGCGTATGCAACATTTAACTCCTATTTTACGGGAGCTTCGATGGTATTCGCACTTCCGACAGCAAGGATTGCGGTGATGGGCCCTGCCGGAAAAGAGTATGTTTACAAAGATGAAATCACAAGTATCCAAAAAGATTTTTTGGCCAATGTGAAAAAAGGAATGAGTGAAAAAGAAGCAGCCGCCACTCGCGATGCCAAACTTTTCGAAATCGGACAACGATACGAAAAAGAACTTATGAATCCAAAAGAAGCACTTTCTCTTGGTTCTGTTTCCTCCATCATTTTACCTGGTTATACAAGAAACGTACTATCGAAAAACTTGAATTTCCTAATGTCCAAATACAAACCGGCGGAAATGTCCGGTCCTCAAAGGGAGTTTGAATAA
- a CDS encoding SpoIIE family protein phosphatase, producing MKPSSLPPIIRKNEEGGFYLSSSSELDDLYYFILGQAKRLVSAKSAAFYFKNQRGNLSRFGLVNDKSTAGSIAKHVFKTRKSILIKKGSHLKDSDGPVSESYIACYVGDEIGDLALGVLVLEGIKHFQNFSEQDLDLINYFSANLNALLKDTVLSETEPEFFNSLTTSILLLIDNANIHNNNNRLQYFLEEIIRVAVLINTSVDLEHVLVMVMESAKLVFRTEASSLLLLDDKKEYLVFHTVTGEKREEVSKIKVPVGQGIAGTVAITKQPMIINDAQNDNRVFRDVDKASNFITRNILASPLIVGDEVIGVIEAINTIDRNNFSQDDIDTFLSFSSACAVAIQKTRLLDNLNVTNLELKQKLSTLESIFDLGQAVLESHDELGLMSKTLSILTKELSCEDAGMVIIEEKNKNRIQVYARQLGIVRESFFLMQESRLFLSLMESGNPRMAVVSSQLEESFLELEFYTLKKNFLILPIAPRGGNLRAALYVSGKQSAHSFNETDLRMLKTLSSPLAKAYENLRLSQEIITKKSIEKEIEITRKIQNNILPNSLLQSPLFDLGVMSVAAKEVSGDFYDFHSFGEDQFSFLVADVSGKSLPAAIFMAMSSSIIRTLSRTTDLSPSELLFRANQLIYEDSQSGMFVTLFLVNYQRRTRTLKFASAGHNDQIWIRTDGSFELLKGKGAPLGVVPHTNYQGGEIQIEPGDILVFYTDGAIEEKNPDEEEYGLDRFVEFIIERRLGSSQSIVEAVYDDIRKFSRSDEQYDDFTVMILKFAEVTSFEISKVFPAHPDEIPHLRDFISEHLEGKITKPFAFDDILISLDEAATNIVMHSYKNTELTHPSFECKLELLGDNLKVVLIDEGKPFDRKKVPKPSVEANLKGERKGGFGVYLMETLMDKVSYDFNGKQNITYLEKTIV from the coding sequence TTGAAACCAAGCTCTCTTCCGCCGATCATCCGAAAAAACGAAGAAGGCGGGTTTTATCTTTCCTCTTCTTCCGAACTGGATGACCTGTATTATTTTATTCTGGGTCAAGCGAAACGACTCGTCTCGGCGAAATCAGCAGCATTTTATTTTAAAAACCAACGTGGAAACCTCAGCCGGTTTGGATTGGTAAATGATAAATCCACCGCAGGTTCTATTGCCAAACATGTTTTCAAAACCCGTAAAAGTATTCTTATTAAAAAGGGTTCTCACTTAAAGGATTCGGACGGTCCCGTGTCTGAGTCGTATATCGCCTGTTATGTGGGCGATGAAATTGGAGATTTGGCACTTGGGGTGTTGGTACTTGAGGGAATAAAACATTTTCAAAATTTTTCCGAACAAGATTTGGACTTAATCAACTATTTTAGCGCAAACTTAAACGCACTTTTAAAAGACACTGTTCTTTCGGAAACTGAACCAGAATTTTTTAATTCTCTTACAACTTCCATTCTTCTTCTCATCGACAACGCCAATATTCATAACAATAACAATCGCCTTCAGTATTTTTTAGAAGAGATCATTCGTGTTGCTGTTCTAATTAATACTAGTGTCGATTTGGAACATGTTCTTGTGATGGTGATGGAATCCGCAAAATTAGTATTTCGAACGGAAGCTAGCTCCTTGTTGTTGTTAGATGATAAAAAAGAATACCTGGTTTTTCATACGGTCACTGGTGAAAAAAGAGAAGAAGTATCAAAAATCAAAGTGCCTGTGGGCCAAGGGATTGCCGGAACTGTTGCAATTACCAAACAACCCATGATCATCAATGATGCACAAAATGACAACCGTGTCTTTCGGGATGTAGACAAAGCTTCTAATTTTATTACTAGAAATATTCTGGCAAGTCCTCTGATCGTCGGAGATGAAGTGATTGGTGTCATCGAAGCCATTAACACCATTGACAGAAATAATTTTAGCCAGGATGATATTGATACATTTTTGTCTTTTTCCAGTGCATGTGCCGTGGCCATCCAAAAAACAAGGCTTCTCGATAATCTCAATGTCACAAACCTCGAACTCAAACAAAAATTAAGCACACTTGAATCCATTTTCGATTTGGGGCAAGCCGTCCTTGAATCCCATGATGAACTGGGGCTAATGTCTAAAACATTGAGTATTCTCACCAAAGAATTGTCATGCGAAGATGCGGGAATGGTGATCATCGAGGAAAAAAATAAAAACCGAATCCAGGTCTATGCAAGACAACTCGGGATTGTTCGGGAATCTTTTTTTCTAATGCAAGAAAGCCGGCTTTTTTTAAGCCTCATGGAATCAGGAAATCCTCGAATGGCTGTGGTTTCTTCACAACTAGAGGAATCCTTTTTAGAATTAGAATTTTATACCTTAAAGAAAAATTTTCTCATTCTGCCAATTGCCCCAAGAGGGGGGAACTTACGTGCGGCACTGTATGTCAGTGGAAAACAATCGGCTCATTCCTTTAACGAAACAGACCTTCGTATGTTAAAAACTCTGTCTTCGCCACTCGCAAAAGCTTATGAAAACTTACGCCTCAGCCAAGAAATCATTACCAAGAAGTCGATAGAAAAAGAAATCGAAATCACAAGGAAAATCCAAAACAATATTTTGCCAAATTCGTTGTTACAATCCCCGCTTTTTGATCTGGGGGTGATGTCTGTTGCCGCCAAAGAAGTGTCAGGTGATTTTTATGATTTCCATTCTTTCGGGGAAGATCAGTTTTCGTTTTTAGTGGCAGATGTATCTGGAAAAAGTTTGCCAGCCGCCATATTTATGGCTATGTCTAGTTCCATCATTCGTACACTTTCCAGAACCACTGACCTTTCTCCTTCTGAACTTTTATTTCGTGCCAACCAATTGATTTATGAAGATTCTCAATCGGGAATGTTTGTGACTTTATTTCTAGTCAACTACCAAAGGCGAACAAGAACCCTCAAATTTGCGTCCGCAGGACACAATGACCAAATTTGGATTCGTACTGATGGAAGTTTTGAACTTCTAAAAGGAAAAGGAGCTCCCCTTGGAGTGGTTCCCCATACCAATTACCAGGGTGGCGAAATCCAAATTGAACCTGGCGACATTTTGGTTTTTTATACAGATGGAGCCATTGAGGAAAAAAATCCAGACGAGGAAGAGTATGGCCTCGACAGATTTGTTGAATTTATCATCGAAAGAAGGTTAGGGTCCTCTCAAAGTATCGTAGAGGCCGTGTATGATGATATCCGAAAGTTTTCTCGTTCCGATGAACAGTATGATGACTTTACTGTGATGATCTTAAAATTTGCAGAAGTGACTAGCTTTGAAATTTCGAAAGTTTTTCCCGCCCATCCAGATGAAATCCCTCACTTAAGAGATTTTATTTCTGAACATTTAGAGGGGAAAATCACAAAACCTTTTGCTTTCGACGATATTCTGATATCTTTGGATGAAGCAGCGACCAATATAGTCATGCATAGTTACAAGAATACGGAACTAACTCACCCTAGTTTCGAATGTAAGTTGGAACTCCTTGGCGACAATCTAAAAGTTGTACTCATTGACGAAGGAAAACCCTTCGATAGAAAAAAAGTTCCTAAACCTTCCGTGGAAGCCAATTTAAAAGGCGAACGGAAGGGAGGATTCGGCGTTTATCTGATGGAGACTCTGATGGACAAAGTGTCCTACGACTTCAACGGGAAACAAAATATAACCTATTTGGAGAAAACTATTGTATGA
- a CDS encoding protein-glutamate methylesterase/protein-glutamine glutaminase — protein sequence MKKIKVFVVDDSAVVRQVLTEIFKSDPTFEFLGSASDPIFAMDKMNGHWPDVIVLDIEMPRMDGLSFLKKIMTERPTPVVICSTLTTEGSDTALIAMSLGACEIITKPKIGLKDFLHESTIELTDAVIAAASVSLKALPNPKERKEFSIKTEKKQDISQLQATEKIVAIGTSTGGTIALEEVLTKLARDKTPGIVIVQHMPEKFTETFAKRLDSICEISVREAKDGDRVVRGLALIAPGNRHMTVRRSGAQYFVDVADGPLVNRHKPSVDVLFRSVARQAGQNSKGIIMTGMGDDGASGLLEMKEAGADTIAQNEETSVVFGMPKEAIKRGGVNHILPLTEIYKTIVGYG from the coding sequence ATGAAAAAAATCAAGGTGTTTGTAGTCGATGATTCAGCTGTCGTAAGACAAGTGTTAACTGAAATATTCAAATCGGATCCAACCTTCGAATTTCTGGGTAGTGCCTCCGATCCGATTTTTGCTATGGACAAAATGAACGGTCATTGGCCCGACGTGATTGTTTTAGATATCGAAATGCCAAGGATGGACGGACTGTCTTTCTTGAAAAAAATTATGACAGAACGGCCCACTCCTGTTGTGATTTGTTCCACTTTAACGACAGAAGGTTCCGACACAGCATTGATTGCCATGAGCTTAGGTGCATGCGAAATCATCACTAAACCCAAAATTGGCTTAAAAGATTTTTTACATGAATCCACAATTGAACTGACCGATGCAGTGATTGCAGCTGCATCCGTATCTTTAAAAGCCCTACCCAATCCAAAAGAAAGAAAAGAATTTTCAATCAAAACGGAAAAAAAACAAGATATCTCTCAACTTCAAGCCACAGAAAAAATTGTCGCCATTGGAACTTCCACCGGAGGGACCATTGCCCTAGAAGAAGTTCTCACCAAACTAGCAAGAGACAAAACACCAGGGATCGTGATTGTTCAACACATGCCTGAAAAGTTCACTGAAACTTTTGCCAAACGATTGGATTCCATTTGTGAAATTAGTGTGAGAGAAGCAAAAGATGGAGACCGAGTTGTGAGAGGCCTTGCGCTCATCGCGCCAGGGAACCGCCATATGACAGTTCGGCGATCTGGAGCCCAGTATTTTGTGGATGTGGCAGATGGTCCTTTGGTAAATCGACACAAACCTTCTGTGGATGTGTTATTTCGATCTGTTGCAAGACAAGCGGGACAAAATTCCAAAGGAATCATTATGACTGGAATGGGTGATGATGGGGCTTCAGGACTTTTGGAAATGAAAGAGGCTGGGGCTGATACGATTGCCCAAAATGAAGAAACGTCGGTAGTATTTGGAATGCCGAAAGAGGCAATCAAAAGAGGAGGAGTGAATCACATCCTCCCCCTCACTGAAATTTACAAAACAATTGTGGGTTACGGTTAG
- the def gene encoding peptide deformylase, translated as MAVRKILKIGNPLLRQTSEDVTESEIQTKDFKKLIRDMFETMRHAEGVGLAAPQIGVMKKLVVVGQEDDNGRYPGTPEVPNQIILNPEITPLSPPGEGFWEGCLSVPGMRGYVERPDKIRMKWRDENFEEHEEIISGYRSIVLQHECDHLFGVLYVDRLKSTKLFGYNEDIDTAGKLLD; from the coding sequence ATGGCTGTTAGAAAAATCCTCAAGATTGGCAATCCCTTACTCCGTCAAACGAGCGAAGACGTAACTGAATCCGAAATCCAAACCAAGGATTTTAAAAAACTGATTCGAGATATGTTTGAAACCATGCGTCATGCAGAAGGTGTAGGCCTTGCTGCACCCCAAATTGGTGTCATGAAAAAGTTGGTTGTAGTAGGCCAGGAGGATGACAATGGAAGGTATCCTGGAACTCCAGAAGTTCCGAACCAAATCATTTTAAATCCAGAGATCACCCCACTCTCACCTCCAGGTGAAGGTTTTTGGGAAGGTTGTTTATCTGTTCCTGGAATGCGTGGGTACGTAGAAAGACCGGATAAAATTCGAATGAAGTGGCGAGATGAAAACTTTGAGGAACATGAAGAAATCATTAGTGGTTACCGTTCCATCGTATTACAACATGAGTGCGACCATTTGTTCGGAGTTCTATATGTGGATCGCCTCAAAAGTACAAAGTTATTCGGTTATAACGAAGACATTGATACTGCAGGTAAATTGTTAGATTAA
- a CDS encoding chemotaxis protein CheW — MQELQYLTFLISEELFGLGILYIKEIIEFESVTHVPMMPEYIPGVINLRGNVVPVIDLNMRFYRRKTETNRKTCIIITEIKVENEIIDVGLLVDAVNEVVDITPESIEEPPSFGSKIRLDFIQGLGKLESKFVIILKVNQILELSELQSIQESSSNVV, encoded by the coding sequence ATGCAGGAACTTCAATACCTAACTTTTTTAATTTCGGAAGAACTCTTTGGGCTAGGAATTTTATATATCAAAGAGATCATTGAGTTCGAATCAGTGACCCATGTACCGATGATGCCAGAGTATATACCTGGTGTCATTAACCTAAGGGGGAATGTGGTTCCAGTGATAGATCTCAATATGAGATTTTACAGAAGGAAAACCGAAACCAACCGTAAAACTTGTATCATCATTACTGAAATCAAAGTGGAAAATGAAATCATTGATGTTGGTTTACTAGTGGATGCAGTCAACGAAGTGGTTGATATCACACCAGAGTCTATTGAAGAACCACCTAGTTTTGGTTCAAAAATCCGTTTGGATTTTATACAAGGCCTAGGAAAATTAGAGAGTAAATTTGTCATTATCCTAAAAGTAAACCAAATTCTGGAGCTTTCGGAGTTACAATCCATCCAAGAATCATCGTCCAATGTTGTGTGA
- a CDS encoding biotin/lipoyl-containing protein, with protein MLDKNLKRIQFQESESAWIRSFTVESIKCLIVCRGPVRKETMDVFDAIGVKEYGILLSEKDSIVYPKALAPELRNFRFPENIHRVPDYMGAGKEEKEQRIRQIIGITKDNGYTHIFAGYGFMAEDAEFIEAIEKAGITFMGPSSHVAKGAGAKDEAKKLARSLNVSVTPGVDNITALALLRKTGNSKDGLLKVAKENNLNFSFNDSKALEDNAEDLLQLSYEKTIDITSIPDLQKESSILCEDIWKKYPGKRIRFKYIGGGGGKGQRVISEKSEIDAAVMEILAESKVTAVGSNRNFLIELNIENTRHNEIQLIGNGEWSLSLGGRDCSLQMHEQKLLEISQTVELLQKEADLVRSSNAKKAAILDKDVQTLKDMEHQAEVFGKAIRLNSVSTFECIVEGNSFFFMEVNTRIQVEHRVTEMVYKMKFTNPNDPNDFFYIDSLVEAMAVLSIHGPRVPKPERIVRNVSGAEVRINATNRALQPHAGGIIQNWSNALPEEIRDDQGICTRNPDTGAFVHYNLAGAYDSNVALLVSYGNSRTENLEILGNILRKTELRGQNLETNLLVHYGLIQWILGKDAMFKPSTAFMISYLAGIGSLQSIINDLDLEYLWSEKTKAADADLKKILNKKMTLVIRPLERLLANPHLLGGFLGYFDGKLWTRSGNNITFNENPIQFLDSLYYYLNLDTTEEKPSSEKIWDHDAALLNEAKAFYSELSKRTGLSSWKDLSEALAKGKNPSKSLSEELWNASVASHNGFQAGLDTLLLLPKIGIKSNFFGLDVNADLDGVVPDEFKAKDTRDAFIKTLNPPPKMSGDEIVAPMGGMFYSKEAPNLPMLISEGDHFQAGQPLFIIEVMKMFNKILAPVSGTIVKNLMVDSDGKIVTKAQPIFKIKPDEILKEESPEEIRSRKVKVTKELGLG; from the coding sequence ATGTTAGATAAGAATTTAAAACGCATTCAGTTCCAAGAATCCGAATCGGCATGGATTCGTTCCTTTACTGTGGAATCGATCAAATGTCTGATTGTTTGCCGTGGCCCTGTTCGTAAGGAAACCATGGATGTATTTGATGCCATTGGGGTGAAGGAATACGGAATTTTACTTTCCGAAAAAGATTCCATCGTTTATCCCAAGGCCCTTGCTCCGGAACTTCGTAACTTTCGATTCCCAGAAAATATCCATAGAGTTCCTGATTATATGGGAGCGGGTAAAGAAGAGAAAGAACAACGCATTCGCCAAATCATCGGAATCACCAAAGACAATGGATACACTCATATCTTTGCAGGTTACGGATTTATGGCAGAGGATGCTGAATTCATCGAAGCCATTGAAAAAGCTGGGATCACATTTATGGGTCCAAGCTCCCATGTGGCAAAAGGTGCTGGTGCCAAAGACGAAGCAAAAAAACTCGCAAGAAGTCTGAATGTATCGGTAACTCCTGGTGTTGATAATATCACTGCCCTTGCTTTACTTCGTAAAACGGGGAATTCCAAAGATGGACTTCTGAAAGTTGCAAAAGAAAATAACTTAAATTTTTCTTTTAATGATTCCAAAGCATTGGAAGACAATGCGGAAGACTTACTCCAACTTTCTTACGAAAAAACCATAGACATCACTTCTATTCCTGACTTACAAAAAGAGTCTTCCATTCTTTGTGAAGATATTTGGAAAAAGTATCCAGGCAAACGAATTCGATTTAAATACATCGGTGGTGGTGGTGGAAAAGGCCAACGTGTCATCAGTGAAAAATCAGAAATTGATGCTGCTGTTATGGAAATCCTTGCGGAATCTAAAGTTACTGCCGTTGGTTCCAACAGAAACTTCCTCATTGAGCTCAACATTGAAAACACACGCCATAACGAAATCCAGCTCATCGGTAACGGAGAGTGGTCTTTGTCTCTTGGTGGTCGTGATTGTTCTTTGCAGATGCACGAACAAAAACTGTTGGAAATTTCGCAAACAGTTGAGTTACTCCAAAAAGAAGCGGATCTTGTTCGATCTTCTAACGCCAAAAAAGCAGCCATCCTCGACAAAGATGTTCAGACTTTAAAAGATATGGAACACCAAGCAGAAGTGTTTGGAAAGGCAATTCGTTTAAATTCTGTTTCTACGTTTGAATGTATTGTGGAAGGTAATAGTTTCTTCTTTATGGAAGTAAACACAAGGATTCAGGTGGAACACCGTGTGACTGAGATGGTGTACAAAATGAAGTTCACCAATCCAAATGATCCGAATGATTTTTTCTACATTGATTCTCTTGTGGAAGCGATGGCGGTTCTTTCCATCCACGGTCCAAGAGTTCCAAAACCAGAACGAATTGTCAGAAACGTATCCGGCGCAGAAGTTCGGATCAATGCGACAAACCGCGCTCTCCAACCACACGCTGGAGGGATCATCCAAAACTGGTCGAATGCTCTTCCTGAAGAAATTCGTGATGACCAAGGGATTTGTACTCGTAACCCTGATACAGGTGCCTTTGTTCATTACAACCTTGCTGGAGCTTATGATTCGAATGTGGCTCTTCTTGTTTCTTATGGAAATAGCAGAACGGAAAACTTAGAAATTTTAGGTAATATTCTTCGTAAAACAGAGCTTAGGGGACAAAACCTCGAAACGAACTTACTCGTTCACTATGGACTCATCCAGTGGATTTTGGGTAAGGACGCGATGTTCAAACCATCCACTGCGTTTATGATTTCCTACTTGGCTGGAATCGGTTCTTTACAATCCATCATCAACGATTTGGATTTGGAATATCTTTGGTCAGAAAAAACCAAGGCTGCCGATGCAGATCTCAAGAAAATTCTAAACAAAAAGATGACCCTTGTGATTCGTCCTTTGGAACGTCTCCTTGCAAACCCACACTTACTCGGTGGATTCCTCGGATACTTTGATGGAAAACTTTGGACTCGCAGTGGTAACAACATCACTTTCAATGAAAACCCGATCCAATTTTTGGATTCTTTGTATTACTATTTGAATTTGGATACAACGGAAGAAAAACCAAGTTCTGAAAAGATTTGGGATCACGACGCTGCGTTACTAAACGAAGCAAAAGCTTTTTATTCCGAACTATCCAAACGAACAGGGCTTAGCTCTTGGAAGGATTTATCGGAAGCACTTGCAAAAGGTAAAAATCCATCTAAGTCGCTTTCTGAGGAACTTTGGAATGCTTCGGTGGCAAGCCATAACGGTTTCCAAGCTGGTCTTGATACACTGTTATTACTTCCGAAAATCGGAATCAAATCTAACTTTTTTGGTTTGGATGTGAATGCGGATTTGGATGGGGTGGTTCCTGATGAATTCAAAGCTAAAGATACTAGAGATGCGTTTATCAAAACACTGAACCCTCCACCAAAAATGTCGGGGGATGAAATTGTAGCGCCTATGGGTGGAATGTTCTACTCAAAAGAAGCACCGAATCTACCTATGCTCATAAGTGAAGGGGATCATTTCCAAGCGGGCCAACCTCTATTTATCATCGAAGTAATGAAGATGTTTAATAAGATTTTGGCACCTGTCAGTGGAACCATTGTGAAAAATCTAATGGTGGATTCAGACGGAAAGATTGTGACAAAAGCTCAACCCATCTTTAAAATCAAACCAGATGAAATTCTAAAGGAAGAATCTCCCGAAGAAATTCGTTCTAGAAAAGTCAAGGTAACAAAAGAATTGGGTCTCGGTTAA